Below is a genomic region from Brassica rapa cultivar Chiifu-401-42 chromosome A08, CAAS_Brap_v3.01, whole genome shotgun sequence.
GAGCAGCACGACGGAAATGAACTGACGATGTCGAAACTGAGGTGGAGGAAAGCTGACGACGCCGATGATTCAGGGACTGTGCAGTGGAGGAGAGCTGAGACGTTGGGGATTGATGATTGGAGCATCGGAGAGGGGAGAAACAACCAACCATGGTCTCCAATCTCGAGATGCAGAGCGGCTTCATGGCGTCGAGGAGTCGTCGAGGTGTCGAGGACTCCCTGTTTCGCCATcgagagaagaaaaagaaaaaagacgaAAGACGACACTGCTCCTCCAGCCAACCTGATTGTGCCACGTACCCGCTAAGCAACGTGCCTTCGAGACCCAAATTAGGCGACGTCCTTTGTTTAATTGtctattttccttttattttaattgccaATTTAGCTAAACAACCCTCCTAAGCGACGCCGATAAACATGCTCTTAAGATTCTATACTCAAATCtcgtctctctttctctatgtAGTGTGATCCAGAAGAAGCAGGCTCGTGCGACTCTGGTTGCAACGGTGGCCTCATGAACAGCGCTTTCGAATACACACTCAAAACCGGAGGGCTCATGAGAGAAGAAGACTATCCCTACACCGGAAAAGACGGCCCCACCTGCAAGCTAGACAAGTCCAAGATCGTCGCATCCGTCTCCAACTTCAGTGTCATCTCCATCGACGAAGAGCAGATCGCTGCGAACCTTGTCAAGAACGGACCTCTTGCGGTAGCCATCAACGCCGCATACATGCAGACTTACATTGGAGGAGTCTCGTGCCCTTACATATGCATGAGGAGGCTCAACCACGGTGTCTTGTTGGTTGGTTATGGTTCGGCTGGTTACGCTCCTGCTAGGTTCAAGGAGAAGCCTTACTGGATCATCAAGAACTCGTGGGGAGAGACTTGGGGTGAGAATGGTTTTTACAAAATCTGCAGAGGCCGTAACGTTTGTGGTGTTGATAGTCTTGTCTCAACCGTTACAGCCGCTGTGTCACCCACCGCCCATTAATTAAGCCAGCTcttgttttaataaattaactaACGCTGGTGATTTGTGTGAGCGAGGACTCTTTGATTGACTACCTATTTTCTCTCTGCTTTTTTTATAAAGGAAGATGAAGTTtgtattgtaaataaaaatgcattttctcgaACAAACCCAAATACAATGACCATCGCTGTTGATTTGTCTAAGGGGTGGGGATCGGATATCCGGATTTGGATAAGGTATTTCGAGTTTCCGAATATTTTggtataacaataaaaaaattcatttggATATTTTTACATTTGGAATCAGGTTTGAATATTTGTAGTTAGGTAATTTGGAGTGTgttcggattttttttttaacaaagtaCAAAAATCGTGAATTagaacaaaaggaaaaaaaatcaaatagtaaGTATATGTTGTTAAACAGGACAATATAGTATTTAACTAAACAATAAGAAAATAGATTGTTAACATGCCAAGGAGATCTGTTAGGGTttaacaaagaaagaaaaagttgaTGCAATTAAGCCAACTAACATAAGTTTTGAGTATCTAtggaaaaaaaatgaatgagTCTAAAATATTAAAGGTTCAGAGTTGCTATATATATTTCTCGAATATTATCCGGACATTAACAAGAGGTTCAGATATCCAATCTTTTCTAATTTAATACACATTTCAATTGGAGCGAGTTCGAGTTTGGATATTTCGGATCGGAGGTATAAGATTAAATGTCGATGGCTAGAAAGAACCCCTAATGAATGATATAAAGAGAATCCTATGCATAAAACGACAGAGTTGACCCTACCAGAAGCCATTTTAAACGTGCTGGTGGTGGTCCTGGTGGATGCATTGCTTCCCTTAATAAAAGAGTGACTTGGTTGATAAGATACGAAATCAGATTGAATGGTGAAGAAAGAAAGGTTGACACACACAGACCCCAATCTCATGGAAATATTAATACTAACAACTACCTGCATGATGGCGTTAAACGTGATCAAGATCCATGCTGGTGGATCCAACCAAAAGCCATTTTAAACGTGCTGGTTGATGCATTGCTTCCCTGAATAAAGAGTGACTTGGTTGATATACGAAATCAGATTGAATGGTGAACAAAGAGACACACACAAACCCCAATCTCATAGGATATATACATGTAAATATTAATACTACCTGCATGATGGCGTTAAACGTGATAAAAATCTCCCCGGTTCGTCCTGCAACCCCCTCCCTCTCCCCGCTCATCCTCCCACTAACATTCTTCGATCTACTCTGGCTGCATCTCGTTCCTACAAACCGAGTCATCTTTTACAAACTCACCGAGTCATCATCATCTCGCGACTCCTTCTACTCCGCGATCCTCCCCAAGCTCGAGCGATCCCTTTCCCTCGTCCTCGCACACTTCCTCCCTCTCTCCGGTCATCTCAACTGGGACCCACAAGCTCCTAAACCCCACATCCTCATCTCGCCGCATGACGCCGTCTCCCTCACAGTGGCCGAGACCGACGCTGACTTCTCTCAGAACTCCACCAAAGGGATCCGTCCCCAGAAGGAGCTACGCGCTCTTGTCCCCGACCTACCCGTTTCTTCTTACTCATCCCCTGTCATGACGCTGCAAATCACACTGTTCCCGAGCCAAGGCTTCTGCATGGGACTCTCGCTGCACCACGCTGTCGCTGACGGCAAAACCGTCGTTAAGTTTCTAACATCGTGGGCTCACATATGTAAACACGGAGCAGTACCTCAAGATTTTGATCTACCCATGGTTTTAGATCGTACGGTCGTCAACGTTCCAGCTGAACTCGAAGCTAAGATCTTGCAAGACAAAGTAAGGTCCGTAAGTCTTCACCCCGCCGCCGAAGAGGTTGAAGATCTCGTCAAGCTCACGCTCGAGCTGAGTCATGAAGACGTGGAGAAGCTTAGAGAACGGGCGCGAAGGGAGTCGACTCGGTCCGATCTCCCACACCTGTCGACATTTGTAGTCACTTACGCATATGTATTGGCCTGTGTGGTGAAGGCACGTGGaggtgaggaggaggaggaagatcgAGTGGTGCCGTTCATGTACGTTGCTGATTTCAGACAACGGTTAGACCCGCCTGTTCCCGCGAACTACTTTGGGAACTGTGTGTTGCCTATCAATTTCTATGGATACAAAGCGACGACGTTTTTGGGGAGAGATGGGTTTGTCAATGGGGTCGAGATTCTTAGCGATTCCATAAGAGGTTTGAGTTCGCGAGGTGCTGAGGAGTCATTATGGAAGTTGTATGAGGAAGGATTAAAATGGGCTGGACCAGGTACACCGAAGGTAATCGTCGCTGGGTCTAACAGGTTTGGGATATACGGGTCAGATTTTGGGTGGGGAAGACCCGTTAATACTGAGAATATAAGCCTCACTAGAAACATTCTCTTCACTATGTCGGAGAGGAGGGATGAGATTGGTGGTGTGGAGATTGGCATGTGTTTGAAGACATGTGAGACggatgtttttgtttctttgttccGAAATGGATTGTAAAACTTGACAAGTTATGAACAATGTTAAGTTTTGAACTGCATTTCGCCTTTCCAAAGATGTTTGGAAGTAGTTGTGGAGTTGCAAGATCTTTTTAAAGGAAAACACTACCTCAGGATTAGGAAGATTATGGTGTTGTGAAAATATTGAATCGTTGGAAAAGTGAATAAATTttaggtaaaaaaaaatgaagggcTCGTAGGTCTGTTCAAACACAGTTTTTGACATGCTGGCTGTATAGTAATAATCATGCATCAAAAAACCAAAATCGAGTAGTTGATTCTTTATTGACAAACAATTTTCAGTAGATGAACTGTATAGTAAGGGGAAACAAATCCTCACTTATTTAATACCAAACAAACACAACAACAAATGGGTTTTGCCTCATACAAATCCCATTATCCCCTCCCCCACTTGTGTAAAAAATCTCATCTCCACACaggcatataaatcaaattatttaattCCACCCTGAACGTGGAGAGAAGGGGAAAAATATATtcgcaaaaaataaataaaacttagtTTATATATGCAAATTTTGCAGAGAATGGGAGGGGAATGGAACAATGATCCATCCATATCACTCACTCGTCTTCGCTTGCGGTGAGAATGAAAGAGAAAGGAGCGAACTTATAACCATCTCCTTCGTAGAATTTGTTCTGGAACTCAACCCAGTGGAGACGCAGTGCGTGAAGGAATGCACTCAGTGTCTCCATCACCAGCAGCACTCCCACCGTGGCGAATACGAAGACGATGATCCCAACGATCAAAATCAACCAATTGTTGTATCTGTTTTTGTTTCAAGTGCCAAAACAAAGATCGATTATTTGATTTGCTACTATTAATTAGACTAAAGAAAGAGAGTTAGAGGAGGAGGATGCGCATACCCCCAAGCGAGAAGGAGGACCTTCTCATAGAAGACTGACGATAGCTCTGAGTGTGCAAGactgaaacacacacacaaaggaTGACGAATATTATTAAAGCCATgagtagtatatatatatatagcttacTACTACTCGATGATGAGATGGATACCTGAGAGCCCACAGACGCAGGTAAGAAGCGGTGTTGGAAACAGCTCCAAGCACAAACTCTATGGTGTGAATCAGCTGATGCACAAATATCTCGCTGAATTCAAACTCCTCGTGGCCATGTCCTCCTCCGCTTGTCTCTACATGAAGACTCTCATCCGTCTCTTCAAGAGGTGCGTATGACTGACCTTGATGCCTCTGGATATGGAAACCATTTAGCACGAGCAGCAAaggcaaaagaaaaacaagaccTTTATGTAGAAACTAAAAGGGAAAAATGAAAGAATCTCACAGCTTCATGTTGTTTCTTCAAGATGAACGGCTTGGGAAGCAACATACAGGGAACAGAGACGAGAGCCAGAAAGAGAAGCACAAGCTGAAAAAAATGGGAAAAAGGAATGATGAGTGAAACAAAAAGCACTATTCTTATTGATCTCGTAACAGTAATTACTAGGAAGAGATCCTGACCTGCACTGTTTTTTGGTGAGGGAAAAGTTGATTCTCTCCTAACTCGTCGGTTGGGCTCAGGAACATGTATATCATTACATGATACAAATCTGCTTGAGAACCAGTGCACCACTTTATGATGATGAGGACCGATAGATACCCAAACAAACTGTTCAAAAATATCATCTGGGGAATGAACTGGAACCTGAAAGCCCCCCCAAAATTAGACATCGTGATGTAACATATAATATTGGAAACATAGCTGCTCtggtaaaaaaattatcaacTGAACATACCATATATTCACACTCGATTTGAAGAATCTTGCATTGAAGTAGCTCATTATGATCCCGAGGTTCATCTGAGAAACTCCGAGAAGGATTGACATTTTCATCTTCAGCGAGTTCAGGAACGGCAGCTCGCTGCGGGTACCATGCCACACAGGATCTAGACCAAATGGATAGGTGTCCCGGACCTTTATCAAACCAATTGTTGTAGCCTCGCTGAACGTAGAGCATAAGAGAAAGGGAAAAGTTCAGAAAAGCAACGTATTTGAGGCTACTAATAttcttttgtatttatatagaTCCGAACTTTTAGAACTAATATGCATACCTGCATGAGGCATCACGGCAATCATAGGCTGATGGAGCAAACAACGGGTATGGAATAGAGAAGAACTCGTTGTAGATTAAACCAGTGTATATTGAGAAGAGTGACATCATCATAATGACATAACGACCGCCAAAAGCCATTTCCATAATATCCCCAAGTTTCTGTTGTCAGAAAGCAAGATTGAAAAGTTAGCATCTAAAACTTGCAAGAATTCAGTCTCGTGCTCTTAAGTCAAACATAGGCATCATTAATTGGGGTATCACCTGGCTGGCAAGTTTCTTTTCTCTCACTATCAAGTACATGGTTGCAAGTAGCAAGCATATTCCATGCCCCCAATCACCAAACATAACAGCGAAAAGGAAGGGGAAGGTGACGATTGTGAATACACCCGGATTAGCTTCCTGATACTTGGCAACACTGCAGAGTGGTGATCATAGAAGATTGATCAGAGTAAACTATAGCAAGCTAAATGCAGTCCACAGCACATTTTCTTATAATAACCAAAAGCTACTTCCTATGAGTCAGAGAAAGAGTGAAAGACAATTACCCATATGCATCAACAATTTCCTGGATTGCAGAAGTAAATTTGTTTGTGCGGAAATAAGTCGGTGGCAACTCTTTGGTCCTCAGAATCTGGAATATTGATCCAACTTGCGAATTGGAGTCAACTGCAGCACGCTCTAAAGCTTCTTGAATCTGCATAAACAAACCTTATTCTACTAAGTATTCCGAAATTATCAAAACCAGTAAACTCACTTTCACGCAATATAATGTTCTAAAATGCAATTCAGAGTGCAACAAAACGAATAACTCACTTCTTTTGATGCAAAGACAGGACTCCAGCCCTCTGCCACAAGGCACTTCTTAGTCACATCAAGACTAAGCATGTTCAAAGTATGATAGATAGCTTTCTCCTTGCGAACCTGCAATTGGTAGTTATAAAGTTGACGTCAACTTGCATGGATTAGAACAGATTTGTCAACACTCAACAGAGACCGCTTAGCAT
It encodes:
- the LOC103835147 gene encoding V-type proton ATPase subunit a3; the encoded protein is MAENGGGGCCPPMDLMRSEPMQLVQLIVPMESAHLTVSYLGDLGLVQFKDLNSEKSPFQRTYAAQIKRCGEMARKIRFFKDQMSKAGVLPKEMLGKENDIDLDDVEVKLGELEAELVEINANNDKLQRSYNELMEYKLVLEKAGEFFSSAHRSATAQQRETESPRASEDLLESPLLQEEKSIDASKQVKLGFLTGLVPREKSMVFERILFRATRGNVYIRQTVVEETVIDPNSGEKAEKNVFVVFYSGERAKSKILKICEAFGANRYPFSEDLRKQAQMITEVSGRLTELKTTIDAGLGHRNILLQTIGDKFELWSLKVRKEKAIYHTLNMLSLDVTKKCLVAEGWSPVFASKEIQEALERAAVDSNSQVGSIFQILRTKELPPTYFRTNKFTSAIQEIVDAYGVAKYQEANPGVFTIVTFPFLFAVMFGDWGHGICLLLATMYLIVREKKLASQKLGDIMEMAFGGRYVIMMMSLFSIYTGLIYNEFFSIPYPLFAPSAYDCRDASCSEATTIGLIKVRDTYPFGLDPVWHGTRSELPFLNSLKMKMSILLGVSQMNLGIIMSYFNARFFKSSVNIWFQFIPQMIFLNSLFGYLSVLIIIKWCTGSQADLYHVMIYMFLSPTDELGENQLFPHQKTVQLVLLFLALVSVPCMLLPKPFILKKQHEARHQGQSYAPLEETDESLHVETSGGGHGHEEFEFSEIFVHQLIHTIEFVLGAVSNTASYLRLWALSLAHSELSSVFYEKVLLLAWGYNNWLILIVGIIVFVFATVGVLLVMETLSAFLHALRLHWVEFQNKFYEGDGYKFAPFSFILTASEDE
- the LOC103835146 gene encoding BAHD acyltransferase At3g29680 → MVNKETHTNPNLIGYIHVNINTTCMMALNVIKISPVRPATPSLSPLILPLTFFDLLWLHLVPTNRVIFYKLTESSSSRDSFYSAILPKLERSLSLVLAHFLPLSGHLNWDPQAPKPHILISPHDAVSLTVAETDADFSQNSTKGIRPQKELRALVPDLPVSSYSSPVMTLQITLFPSQGFCMGLSLHHAVADGKTVVKFLTSWAHICKHGAVPQDFDLPMVLDRTVVNVPAELEAKILQDKVRSVSLHPAAEEVEDLVKLTLELSHEDVEKLRERARRESTRSDLPHLSTFVVTYAYVLACVVKARGGEEEEEDRVVPFMYVADFRQRLDPPVPANYFGNCVLPINFYGYKATTFLGRDGFVNGVEILSDSIRGLSSRGAEESLWKLYEEGLKWAGPGTPKVIVAGSNRFGIYGSDFGWGRPVNTENISLTRNILFTMSERRDEIGGVEIGMCLKTCETDVFVSLFRNGL